The genomic stretch ttgtcgtcctcttccaggtgcttgtgggttcaccttccgcttgtgtttcctctccttcccaggtgctctctcttaagtctcccagccctgcctcaatcaggtgccttaagcagctgcagctgggtgagcggtgaggcaggctgggagatgtagttcttgcactggcggccattttgaagcgcccctccactacctgtccccttgtgatgccacaatatatataactatatatatagttatatatttctatatatataactatatatatagatatatagagatatatataactatatatataaatacacaaatttaaaataattatattttaaaggaaaacgaaaaaagcagGGTTATCAtagtttgactgtaaaaataatttacagtgaataGTCACATGGCAAATAATACACGCTGTTTTGAAACAAGCACACGAACAATAACGCTATGAAGACTCTACGCCGCACAGTTCTCAGGGAATCAGCGAGATTGCAGGAGGCTGCTCGCAGCATTGAAACGGTGCTGTTTCTACCGCACGTGCTTCGTAACTTTGTTACTCCCTTTATCTCACTCCCTCTTTTCCTGTTTCTTCTCCCTATCACCCAAAAAACTTTTACTCGTGGATATTAAAATTACAAGGGACGCTAAAACAATTGCGCAATCAACCAACGAACTGTTCTCTCTTTTATTAGCTTGCGTTAGCATTACTGTAACAACATTACTCTCTAAAAGCTTTCTCGTTCTCTTAACGTTTAGCTTGTCCGCTAAACAAGTTGTCTTTTTCAACCGTTAGAGTTGTTGACGTCTGCACATGATTGCCAGAGTGCAATAATCCTGAAGTGACTGTTATTTGCGGTTAGCAACCATTAGATTAATTCTATGTTAGCGAATGGGCTCAACACTGTAAACGTTAGCATGGTTGCGCTGGGTTCCAGTGGTGATTCAGCATGTGTTGCTTATACAGCTAATACACACCGATACCAAGCTAACGTTACTGCCTTATGTTAGCTATGAtttgtgttctttcttttaCGCCTAACTTTAATAAATTGAAcgtattattttcatttcagttgTGACTGAGCTCATCGACCCAGGTCATGTGGAAATGTAAGTTGTGCTTTTTCTAGTCCCATCAAAGTCTTACTAACATGGCCAGTATTCTCCTGTTTCTCCCTCACCATGTTTGTATTACAACTGCATATGCACTTTGAATTCACTCAAGATACACAGGTCAAGAGTACACAGGCCTAATGTTAGTGAGAGAAGTGTAGCAGGCAGTGGCTCTCATGGTGTGGCAGACaattttgcatttcattgaaTATTTGTAAGCACACTCATTTAGTATGTGTGATTACACACTAGCATTAGTGGTGTTTCCATTTAATACTGTAATCGGTTTCAATTGCAGGCGCATGTGCTGAGCTCAGCAGCTCAGTTCGATTTCACGACAACAGGAGAGtcgattttatttttaatgttggcAGCTGTGTGGTTTAATTTTGGCACGTGTAATGTTGTGGTAAAACAATTATATTGCTGAAAATAAATTCATTGCATCTAACTGAGTATTTGTATTGAGTTAATGCAACTTTAAAGGTTTTAGGCAATCAGTTTCCTTAAATGAATTGAGTTACTGCTATACCATTTTGAGTTATTGTAACACAAGCTATTTAGGTTAGTCAGACTTAAATCATATATTTGCTGTTACATAATGTTAATGAGTTCATACAAACATTACAGATaagtttaaataatgaatatgttttaagTTCAATACAAAGAATGGAGTTAGTACTTACTTAAGTATACCTAACaataaatacttagttaggagTACTCAATTTAAGCATTTTTTTCCACTAAAAGGATTTGAGTTATTTAACTTAAATGGTtcaaggcaatcggtttcctcaaACTATTTGAGTTGACTTTACTCATCAGGTTTTACAGTGTACTATATGGGGTAGTTTGtaatttatgtatatttttaaacaGAATTTCTTGTGATTTTTAACTACTACATATTCTTTTGCCTATTTAACATGATTGTTTTCCATTGGTGATCAGTAATTCTAGTTTTAAGATCCCGTTCCCATGATTGTCTGATGCTGTGAGTGCTTAACTTACTTAAGGAGAGcagtttataataaatatagcttgtttttttcctcttcagctgGCAGACTTGGTGAATCAATGATTCAATCAGCTCTGGCCCATGACCTTCTTTGTATTGGGGTACAGAGTTTAAGAAATTACgaatttgtaaaaataaaaaaaaaactgtgttttgGGTCGCCCATACTCATCCTGAAGCTGATTAAAAGACTTTATGGTACCACTTTCATAGAGGTCGTTTATCACCTGGATTCCATGTGTGTTCCATTCTTTAAAACCCGGGTCAATACATGAAGGAATAAAATTGGGGTTATTAACAATCGGTGCATAAAAAGAGTATTTTTTATTCATAGAAAACACCTTCTTTACCCTAATCCATGTGCTTAGAATGTTACTCACAATAAAGTTGTCACTAGTGCTTAGTGTttgtttaacattatttaaGAAAGGTGCACTTGATAATGAGTTACATCCTTGCATTTTAAAGTCTAACCATATTGATTTGGGGTCTTGTGCCACCCATTCGGAATACATTTTTCAGTTGTATTAACCAGAAATAATATTGAAAATTCGGTACTGCTAGACCCCCATTTACCACTGTCTCGAATCTCATTTTAGGGCGTTTATTTTTCCAAAGAAATTTAGATATGGTTTTATGCAAATCTATAAAAAAGTTACTTGGGATATCGTTGGGTATCATTTGCAAGGGGTACAACATTCTAGGGAGTATATTCATTTCAATAACAGCTATGCGTCCCAGCCAAGAAATTGGGAGCAGCAGCCATCTAAGTAAATCCAGTTTAATCTGTTTAAGGACAGGAGCCGGATTCATCTTCACCAGGTCTTCCATTTGGGAGCACACATGGATTCCCAGGTATTTAAAGACATTGGGAGATAAATTAAATGGAGATATTATGCTGTTATCAAGGTCTCTACTGCCTCCAAGTGGTAGGGCAGTTGATTTACCCACACCAGAGGGAATTGATTGTTTAGGGTTATGGAGAAATAGCAGtatatcatctgcatacagTGAAATAATATGCTGCATTTTCCCACTGTTAATACCTTTAACATGTGGGTGTATTCTAATAGCCTCGGACAGAGGTTCAATGACAGTTGTAAACAGAAGTGGGGACAGTGGACAACCTTGACGAGTGCCACAACCAGCAAGGATGAACCGGGGTGAAGTGAGACCGTTTGCCATAACCATTGCTTGTGGAGAGTTGTACAGTAGTTTTACCCAATTTTCGCATGTATTTCCATTCGATTTATTACAAATTTTATTCTGTCATTTCAATTTTACATGCTGACGTCTTAAAACACAGTGCTgtttcaaaatatataaaaaaatgaaacacatttgaCTAAACCTAAAAAAACGTGAAGATTATTCAAATATAAGAAATGTAAGAAGTAGTAAAGTAAGGATATTTAATATCAACATATCACCGACTATCAGTAAAGTGCTAGATGATCACAGTGCTGTCCAGGAATACTACAGGGATGGGGGTTTCTTTTCCAGTGATGCATGGACACTTCATCCTGTTatgaagaacaaaagaaaagacaaatacaaCATTACTGACTGTAAGGTTCTGTAGATTGCGCAACAATAAGAGAAAAAAGTATAATACATTCCTCTACtttcattaccaccaccacaaGCAGCTGACTTTACTGGTCTCCCATTATCAACTCTTAAACTTAAAATTTTAGAGGGAAGACATTCAGCGTGATAACTCTGCTAATCCCTTAAATCTGGTGACGGTCTGTAGATATTCAAGTCCCCAAGTGGCAAGAAAAAGGGTTTCTTGCCACTTGGGGGAAGCAGAAACAAGTTGTAAACAGACAGAGGTGGAACAAATATTAAGATCCTCTAGTTAATTAATTGAAACTTATGACACCACGatgtcaaacaaaaataaagtgtgttaaaCACATCAACCGCCTATTAAAACTCAGTATATAAAGCCCACCTTTCTCTCTTGTGCATCTGCTGTATTGTTTCAGGGAGAGGTTGTCCGAAACTCTCTGGAATGTAGAGAGCAGCCAAGGCAGCCACACAACCCAGAGTCCCTATTATAATATAAGGAAGGTGTAATACATAGGTGTCTACAAAGGGAGATTCAGATGGGAGAGAAATGTAGGCGTGTGAGAAAATGGATTCCAAACTTGGTGGAATAAGATTTAACAGCCCAAACTTCACGTGGCACATCagttaaaacatgaaatgtCAAACTGATGCTTATAATCAACATCTGAACCCAAATCACTCACTGAGAGTTATCAAAAAAGGTGCGATGCAGTTTCCCAGTCTGCCAACAGTGGAGCATACCCCCACCGCTGTGTTCCTGAGCAACGTCGGGTAGAGCTCTGCAATGTAGGCGAACATCATGGAGAAAGTGATGGTGACGAAATATTTAGCCAACATCTCCAGTGCAATGGACAGATATGGtagagctgaaaggaaaaggaaacaacagaatagaatcaaacaaaactgtagcacaacaaaaacaaagaaatgttccCTGTGTGTCCGGCTCATGCAGCCACATTCTCTTCCGGTTACACTTAGTTACTCCTTAATTGCAAATATTCAGCCCAATAGTGTAAAACACCAAGATGCTTCACAAATAGCTTCATTCTTATAAAGACATAAATGATATCGGAGCACACGAACCATCACTTTGCATCAATAATAATCTTTGAGTACAGAGTCGTGTTAATTTAGTTTTCTAGCTTACTTTGAGGCACCAGCTGAATGAGAAACAGTGACACTGCTTGAAGGAGCAACGAGCAGCAGATGGACCGCCGTCGTGGAAAGTATCGCAGAACCAGCCAGCCGGAAATGTACGCCGGCACCTCCACGGCTGCAGAGATGAAGCAGCTCATGTACGGGTCGGCGTGGAGCTGCGACGTGTTGAAAGACAGGCCGTAGTAGCCGGTACACGTGGCAAACCTGGGCGAGGCGAGGGGCTAAATGTGCATCACACATAAAGAAACTAAACAGAAGAGGACCCAATACAGAACCCTGGAGTCCCCAAAAACCCTCTATGGCTGTAGATACTGTACTGACCCATTTTCTGCATTATCAGTGTATTCCTGTGTGCTGCATATGATAAGATCTTCTCTTCGTGAACTGGTGTTCTGACTACGTCTGATAACGCAGAATGTATCATAATCTGAAATATCGCTGTGTTCTCACGTGAccaggcagaggaggagagttgTGATTCTGATGCTGCTGGTCCTCAGCAGGTCGAAGGCGTTGGGGTTTTCTTTCAGGTCCGTCTTATTATTAACCTGCAAGAGACAAAAGAACAAGTCTCATCCTCTTTTTGGTTGTGCCCTTTCAGAGTAGCCCAAAATAGGATGCGTTAGTCTGCAGCTGATGCTGTCTTTATGCAGACGATGCTGTAGTTTATACACCAGAATGCTTCCTGctcttattttttaaaatgtgtgtttgcacgtGATGCGCAGGCCGTGATTACGTAGTTTTCTGATGCGTGCATTGGCTTCACTACGGCGACTATAAACTACACTTTATTatcccaccagggggcgactcctctggttgtatagaagtatatgcttcatgtgttaaagctgcattctctctcctgaccatcagggggcgactcctctggttgtatagaagtctatgcttcatgtgttaaagctgcattctctctcctgaccaccagggggcgactcctctggttgtatagaagtctatgctccatgtgttaaagctgcattctctctcctgaccaccagggggcgtctcctctggttgtatagaagtctatgcttcatgtgttaaagctgcattctctctactgaccaccagggggtgactcctctggttgtatagaagtctatgcttcatgtgttaaagctgcattctctctattgaccaccagggggcgacttatCACTTTTATTTCTGTGGCAGGAGATTGGAAGTATGTAAGAGTGTTCGGAAATGTTCAGATGTCGTTCCAGATATTTGTCACATGTATGCTTGTtaatgggctgcacggtggtgtagtggctagcactgtcgcctcacagcaagagggctgcgggttcgattcccggtcggagcggtccttctgtgtggagtttgcatgttctccccgtggcagcgtgggttctctccgggctctccggcttcctcccacagtccaaagacatgctgcaggttaattgatctctaaatgtcccataggtgtgaatgtgagagtgaatggttgtatgtccctacatgtgccctcgatggactggcggcctgtccagggtgtcccctgccttcgccctatgtcagctgggataggctccagcgcccccgcgaccctaatgaggataagcggtattgacgatggatggatggatggatggatgcttgtTAATGTTTATCttagagtaaaaaaagaaaacaatcctCCTCATGATGAGCGAAGATGTTTCACAGAGAGTTCCAACAATCAGTTTCAAGTCAACGTACAGTGTAATCCTGAAAGATGACCAGTGGAGCCTGAACCTTGTTCCATTTAGCAGCCTTTCTCACGATGCTCTCGGCCTCCTCCACTCTTCCCTGAGAGAGCAACCAACGAGGAGACTCTGGGATGAACCTGCCTCAGAGGAACAGAGCGGTTCAGGTGGGATCAAAGATGGAAAACACAAGTTATCATACTTCCCCGATGTGTGAAGGAGAGCTCCCAGGAGACCACACAACACTGTgcaataatccatttaatttatatagcgcttttcaagatactcaaagacaatttacatgttacattatacaccgtggacacagctacggggagcaatgcagggttaagtgtcttgctcaaggacacatcgactagggcggggattgaactgccaaccccttgaatgaatgactgacccacagtcgccccaatagttatatttattctgcctgtatATATAATGTTCAGTGACTGTAGACTCTGCACTGTTTAGGAAAAAGTATTAATTGATAATCATATAATGTATTATACCTGGATTTCGATTAAGGGAACATGCAGTCCATTAGTGAGTTAAAGAAAAGTATGTTCATATATAAATGTgaagtatttatgtatatatatatatatatatatatatatatatatatatatatatatatatatatatatatatatgtaccaCCAGGTGCAGTGAGGCCAACCCACCACCAGAGGGGGAGGTAGGCCAGGCAGGGCAGCGACAGAGCCAACAGGAGCGAGGTCCAGTCCCTCAGAAGGTAGGCGCAGCCGGGCAGCATCATGTAGCCCAGCGTGAAGCTCAGACACGCGCCCATAGAGGAGTAAAGCACGCGCACGTGGCCAGTCAAGATCTCcgtgcctgcacacacacacacacacacacacacacacacacacataaatacaatacaaagacTGTCAACATGTCAGTAGCTCTGTGGTAGAATTGAAATAGAAAACCACGCTCATATGTACCGAGCACTAAGGCAGCGACAAAGTTGGAGATCTGTCCCAAACcgttgatgaagaggaggaccgTGAACATGATCCAGGAAGTAGAGAAGACCTGAATGAAGGTAAAGACCATCTGGACTCCCATGGTTAGAAAAAGAACGGGTTTCCTTCCAAATCTGTGAGAGAAGTGGAACAAACGAGAAATCACCACCGCACTTTAAATAATGAACATAAAGgtgaatacaaaaatacatcaaCACACATGTAATGCCCTTTATAGTGATCAAGATACAACGGTAATTATTCTACAGCACTCTATAATTagtgtttgaataaataaagcgGAGGAGGAAATAATCTGATTCTTTAAGCAAAAGTAGCAACTATTAActattaaacaatatatattgtttaatagTTCACCGTACTGTAGTTTTGACAAAAATGCAACACAGCACCGCTTTAgctgacaatatatatatatatatatatatatatatatatatatatatatatatatatatatatttatttattatttgttcaactggtatatatatatatatatatatatatatatatatatatatatatatatatatatataccagttgaacaaataataaatatatatatatatatatatatatatatatatagagagagagagagagagagagagagagagagagagagagagggagagagatagatatattataataataaacacagcaTTATGTAATCTCACTCTCTGTTACCTGACACACACCTCTGGTCCCAGCTGTTCACACACAGGAGGAATATAACACACCAACCAGTTGAACAAATAATTGCCATAGCATATTGAATATAACATAAATCTGGCATTGAAGAGGCACAGAGGCAACATAATTAGGTTCATAATTGTGAAATGCATTGCCAATAAATAAACGATCATTATGGGAAGGATCAGTGTGGTTTACTATTTGTACCCGTATAAAAAGGCATGCTCTTAAAGTCAAATGGACAATTTGGAGTTGGAGTTACAGCAAGATTTTAagtctattttttttactggataTAACGAGGCGATGAAAGAAGACGTTGATCTGGAGTCTCGTTGTTTTACAGACTCAGACACCTCGAGGACtctgaggaggacaggaagtgggctttTATAAATCTACACCTTTAAAGTGCTTTAGAACTCAGTTTGCGTGTGAAAGAGAGGCTGAAACGTGAAGCGTTGGGTCCATAGTCAGTAATGAGTCCGGCGTTACTGTACAGAGGGCATTTGAAGAGGTCACATGGTGTCCTCAGTACCTGTCGGACAGCTGTCCTGAGAAGAAGGATCCAAGAAGAACTCCAACGAAGAACACGGTGGAGATGAACGTCAGCTTCCACTGCTCACTGCACACCAGGTCGAACTGGAATAtcaatcaaataaatacattgactGTGAGGGGGAgggcggaggggagggggtaGAGTCTAGTTCACATGAACTGAATGACTGAATGTGGAGCTGTGGACCGTCCCCCATGAGGATCTCACTGAACCCACATGGCAAGAAAACAGGTTCAACTGTCGACAGACTGGAGTGGCTTCAAAAGCAGTTCCTCTTTaagcaaatacaaaacacaccaAGAAACACCATCAACACTCCGGCTCTGTGGTGtcttaaacatgcattctctctcctgaccaccagggggcgactcctctggttgtatagaagtctatgcttcatgtgttaaagctgcattctctctcctgaccaccagggggcgactcctctggttgtatagaagtctatgcttcatgtgttaaagctgcattctctctcctgaccaccagggggcgactcctctggttgtatagaagtctatgcttcatgtcttaaagctgcattctctctcctgaccaccagggggcgactcctctggttgtatagaagtctatgcttcatgtgttaaagctgcattctctctcctgaccaccagggggcgactcctctggttgtatagaagtatatgcttcatgtgttaaagctgcattctctctcctgaccaccagggggcgactcctctggttgtatagaagtctatataaatgactctacttctcttgatgtattccctcagtaaacattgtaaacattagtttttggtctcaatctctagtttcaagtcttcttcaatacagaatgatgttcatttagtaatttatgataatttagagtcaaacagaccataaagcaggggatgatttagggcggggctacaaggtgactGACAGGTTGTGCCgtctctccatcactcctcaTTGGTTGTAAATAAATCAGGTTTATGTAAATACCTTTGCTGATTAAATTAATGCTCGTGTTTCGAGCCTTCGGCCCAGAACCAGTTCATGTGAACCCAAACCTCGACCTCCTGCTAAACCCGACCACGTCGGGTTGTTAAACTTCTCCCATGCACGCTCACTTCCTGCGTAAGTGGAATCAGCGAAGCCCGCCCCCGAATGAGTAAAACAAACGAAACCATCTGAATCGAGGGTTAACACTCAGAAGAGAGGCGTTCACCTCCGAGACGATGGTGGACTGGTACACGTCTCTGCTGTAGCTCCACCCGTCCACACAGCCCTCCTGCTCCAGGTCCGTGAGGTTGACGTCCCGGCCAGGAACCAATCCCTGAGCAGAGAGATTTCTGACCACGTCCAGCCTGAACCTGCTGCATCTGCTCAGCTGCTGGTTCCCATTCACCACCTCACGGGCACAATGGCACAAACCTCTGTTAGTGGCGTTAGTTTATCAGTAAATACActaaaaacaatatgtattctggaccacaaaaataaacaaagatatCATACTTTGTATCAAAGagataaaatattaaaatgtatttatttattgttatgtaTTCCTGTACATATTGAAGTAGCCtaaacagttgtattaacgtccgCATGTCGCCTTAAATATAGAAGGTTcaattaaataacatttcaacaatatttatcgtcagttttcaaattgaactgatgaataataaatgatacaTAACAAATAACAGAGCGTGTACATCTTAAAATCATTGTTGAAGTTTCAGGGCTTCACATTACCAGTTTAAATAGATACTGGAAGAGACTTACTGGttgttggagctatttaattgatattagtatttagttgttttattgacaagtagtattgtttaatcattcaggttgtttgcttatttaggttagatgttttgatatattagaatagcttttttcttgtgatagtttttagtttagtttaattctttgttgttgttgtctagatagttcctttgtttgtttggtttgtttagttaaataaatgatcagaaaaacggaatcctgaatggacaaaGCTGTCTTTTGTCTGCGTCAGGGGCAATTtcattcatgtttgtttttgatttattggaaTAACACCGGTTTTAAACCGCCTGTGGCAACAATGAACATCTACGCGTCTCGGGTTCAAGACTCTTTATGGAGAACTTCCCCCTTTTAGGTTTGTAAAAgtacttattattatgattacctctttggaatgatgcagatGAAAGGTTTAAATAAGAGCACAATATATGAACAGCATCTCTGCAACGTTTGACAAAATCAGAGCCACATTTGGGCCCATTATATCACACCTTTATATTACTAATGTGGTTCAATAGATGCAAATACAGcattaaacattgttttaaatgtattaattaattaaataaaaagacatttctttaattaaaaagaatatatatatatatatatatatatatattgtttttcttcttctttaaaaacaaacaatttaaccGGACCTCTTTATTTACCTAACAACAAGAAACTGGCAAAACTGGAAAAAACTATAAACTATTTACACAAGTCTCCATTCTGCCTGGAGTTATGGTAATGTAAACACAGAAGCtattgtaatataaatatgatagTTATTTGAGTATTGTGAGAGTCgtgtttggagcatttgaagACTAGTTATTGATCCTCCGCGGCTCACCTGCACAGGTATGATGGCGGCGCGCCAGTCCTCCGTGAGGCCGACGTCAGGGACCGAGCAGCGGTGCCCGGGCGCGTCGGTGAGGAACACCAGGTTGAAGGCACCGAATCCGTTGGGCACGATGCTGGCGCACAGCAGGAAGAAGACCACCTGCTGGAAGCGGCCCCACTGGCCCAGGAAGGCCACGCTGTCCGGGTAGTCGCTCATCACCGGAGTCCTCGGCTCCTCGGAGCTCCGCAGCCTTCCTGCATGCGTGATCATCCGGATCCCCTGGAGCTCCACCCGGGTTGGAGCATCGGTAATTATACATCTGCATTCCTCAGCCAACGCCCATCAATGCCATTCGGGGCTCAGCTCTGGAAGAACCGGAGTTGTTTTTAAAGTTCTCCAACCGGAGGGTTCCTCAACCACGTATTGAGCATACCGACGGTAATAACCGGCTCGGCCGGGGTCCCTGTTGGACACCTGTCCCGTTGGAGAGCGGACGTGTTGCTCAGGTGCTGCCGGGGGAACTATTTGTTGGCGGAGGACGACTCGGATACCTATCAGACCAAGGAGTGGCGGAATTAATTACACGGTTGCGCAACCGTGTAATTATCGTGACCACATGGCATTTGTCTTGTTGTCGTTAtggttgttgtgtttgttttgttatagacgttgttgtgtttgttgtgttgtgtttgttgtgtttgttgtgctatagacgttgttgtgtttgttgtgttgtgtttgttgtgctatagacgttgttgtgtttgttgtgttgtgtttgttgtgttgtgtttgttgtgctatagacgttgttgtgtttgttgtgttgtgtttgttttgttatagacgttgttgtgtttgttgtgttgtgtttgttgtgctatagacgttgttgtgtttgttgtgttgtgtttgttgtgctatagacgttgttgtgtttgttgtgttgtgtttgttttgttatagacgttgttgtgtttgttgtgctatagacgttgttgtgtttgttgtgctatagacgttgttgtgtttgttgtgttgtgtttgttgtgctatagacgttgttgtgtttgttgtgttgtgtttgttgtgctatagacgttgttgtatttgttgtgttatagacgttgttatgtttgttgtgttgtgtttgttttgttatagacgttgttgtgtttgttgtgttgtgtttgttgtgctatagacgttgttgtgtttgttgtgttgtg from Cyclopterus lumpus isolate fCycLum1 chromosome 14, fCycLum1.pri, whole genome shotgun sequence encodes the following:
- the LOC117742994 gene encoding solute carrier family 22 member 5-like isoform X2 — its product is MITHAGRLRSSEEPRTPVMSDYPDSVAFLGQWGRFQQVVFFLLCASIVPNGFGAFNLVFLTDAPGHRCSVPDVGLTEDWRAAIIPVQVVNGNQQLSRCSRFRLDVVRNLSAQGLVPGRDVNLTDLEQEGCVDGWSYSRDVYQSTIVSEFDLVCSEQWKLTFISTVFFVGVLLGSFFSGQLSDRFGRKPVLFLTMGVQMVFTFIQVFSTSWIMFTVLLFINGLGQISNFVAALVLGTEILTGHVRVLYSSMGACLSFTLGYMMLPGCAYLLRDWTSLLLALSLPCLAYLPLWWFIPESPRWLLSQGRVEEAESIVRKAAKWNKVQAPLVIFQDYTVNNKTDLKENPNAFDLLRTSSIRITTLLLCLVTFATCTGYYGLSFNTSQLHADPYMSCFISAAVEVPAYISGWLVLRYFPRRRSICCSLLLQAVSLFLIQLVPQTLPYLSIALEMLAKYFVTITFSMMFAYIAELYPTLLRNTAVGVCSTVGRLGNCIAPFLITLRTLGCVAALAALYIPESFGQPLPETIQQMHKRERMKCPCITGKETPIPVVFLDSTVII
- the LOC117742994 gene encoding solute carrier family 22 member 5-like isoform X1; the protein is MITHAGRLRSSEEPRTPVMSDYPDSVAFLGQWGRFQQVVFFLLCASIVPNGFGAFNLVFLTDAPGHRCSVPDVGLTEDWRAAIIPVQVVNGNQQLSRCSRFRLDVVRNLSAQGLVPGRDVNLTDLEQEGCVDGWSYSRDVYQSTIVSEFDLVCSEQWKLTFISTVFFVGVLLGSFFSGQLSDRFGRKPVLFLTMGVQMVFTFIQVFSTSWIMFTVLLFINGLGQISNFVAALVLGTEILTGHVRVLYSSMGACLSFTLGYMMLPGCAYLLRDWTSLLLALSLPCLAYLPLWWFIPESPRWLLSQGRVEEAESIVRKAAKWNKVQAPLVIFQDYTVNNKTDLKENPNAFDLLRTSSIRITTLLLCLVTFATCTGYYGLSFNTSQLHADPYMSCFISAAVEVPAYISGWLVLRYFPRRRSICCSLLLQAVSLFLIQLVPQTLPYLSIALEMLAKYFVTITFSMMFAYIAELYPTLLRNTAVGVCSTVGRLGNCIAPFLITLNTYVLHLPYIIIGTLGCVAALAALYIPESFGQPLPETIQQMHKRERMKCPCITGKETPIPVVFLDSTVII